The region CTGAGCTTTCATAAAATGCACGCCAACGGTGATGACTTCGTCATTGTCGACTCGCGAAACTCGGCCATTCCGATCACCAGCACCCTGGCTCGGCGAATGGGTGATCGGCACCGAGGCATCGGTTTCAATCAACTCGCAGTGATACTCGACTGTGAGAACGCCGCAGCGCGCGTGACGTTCTGGAATGCCGACGGCTCAGCGCTGGATACGTGCGGCAGCGCAACGCGGGGCGTCGCGGATATGCTGATGCGCGAAGCAAATGTGACGTCGATAGCGCTGCGAACCAACCGTGGTCTACTCACCTGCGAACGAACGTCAACCGGCGCTATTTCCGTCAACATGGGAGCGCCGCTGTTCGGCTGGTCGGATATTCCCCTGGCCCGAGAAATGGACACGGCGGCTCTACCGCTGACGGGAGACCCAACCGCTTGCAGCATGGGAAATCCGCACTGCACCTACTTTGTCGATGATCTGGCAGCCGTTGATATAGCGGCCATCGGACCGACGATTGAAAGCAACGCCCTATTCCCCCTCAAGACCAACGTGCACTTCGTCCAGGTCATTAACCGAGCGCACATTCGATTGCGTATTTGGGAGCGTGGGGGTGGTATTCCGTTGGGGTCAGGTTCCTGCTGTTGTGGCGCGGCGGTTAACGGGATTCGTCGCGGCTTGCTGGATGATAGCGTTGAGGTTGAATGCGATGGCGGAAGCGTAACGGTTCAATGGGATGGCGAGGGATCTGTTTTTCTCACCGGGCCGGTAGAGAAGATTTTTTCGGGAACATTCCTGGATCGCTAATTACGGGGTTTATAGCGGCTAGTTATCGCATTTCAAGGCCTCCACAAAACCTATGGGAGCGGGCTTGCTCGCGAAAGTGGTTTGACAGTCGACATCGCAAATCCACCCAAAAAATCTCAGCCGTCAGCACTCAGAGCCATCAGTTCCTTGCGCAGCATCGACCGCTCAAGAACAACCATCCCATCCAACCCCTCAACCTGCAGCAAATCGCTCAGTTTCAGTTGGCTGACCAAGGGCTCGACCAAAAAGTAGCTCCTGCCCTCGCTGATGCTGATGACGTTCAGCAGCCAGTCATCTCCCTGCAACGCTAGCCATTGAGTGATCGCCGCACGATGCTGCCGGATCAACGCCCCGGCATCCCACACCGTCATCTGCGCAAACACTTGAGGCAGATCGCTTTCAGGTTTCAAGCGTTTCATATCAGCCGCCAACGACTCGAAAAGATTAGATTCGATAGCCACCTGACATTCGAGAAAATACCGTTCAGGCCAGTCCACTGGCAGATTGGCGAGTCGCATCAGCACCGCATATGCCCGAACATCCAATTCGGTCACCAGCCGCCCGGTAAAGTTCATCGTGTTATCGAGAATCGCAGTCGCCAGCAGGGCTGCACTTTGCTCGCTGATACGAGGCAACAACCCCGACGCCTCCCAGCGCTCAAAAACCTGAGTCGCGGCGGCACCAATCCGGCGAATGTCCGCTGCGGGCCCGAGCTTCTGCGCCCAGTAATCTTCAAAGCCTGGATGATGGTCAATCACTTCCACGACCCTATCGAGCACCACTAACGGGTCGAAATGGGCGTAATCCGAGACATCCACCAATACGAACTCATCCCCGGCTTCCGGGCGGTAATCGTCGAGGGACACCGGCCAGCCGAGCACGGTTTTTGGAACGCTGGCATTGGGCGCCGCGCTACTGACCGCGCGAGCTTCGATCCCTTGCAGATTCAGCAATTCGGCGTAGGCGATGCAGCAAGCATAGGCGTCGATGTCCAGATAAGCCGAGCCTGAGGTGATGACTTTGATGGGAGACATTGCGCGTCCTTGGCGTCCATTTCAGGGGCGGCAACGTCTCACAGGCTCATGACAAAAACATGACATTTTGAATGTTGATGCAGCCGTACCTAAGCCGCCATTTCACCACTGGCAATCGCCGCCGACGCCGCCAACATCGCCCGCAACAACACCGCACACCCCGCCGCCAGATCATCCGGTGCGGCGTTTTCGATTTCGTTGTGGCTGATGCCGCCTTCGCATGGCACGAAGATCATCCCGGCTGGACCGAGTTCGGCGAGAAAAATTGCGTCGTGCCCTGCTCCGCTGACGATTTCCATGTGCGACAAGCCCAGCCCTTGGGCGGCGCCGCGGACGGCTTCGACGCAGCCCTTGTCGAAGTACAGCGGCGGGAAGTCGGCGGTGGGGGTCAGTTCGAAGGTCAGGCCGTGTTCCTCGCAGGTGGTTTCGATGACTTGGCGAACTTCGGCGATCATCGAATCCAGGCGCGCCGGCTCCAGGTGCCGGAAGTCGAGGGTCATGCGCACTTCGCCGGGGATGACGTTGCGTGAGCCGGGGTAGGCTTGCAGGCAACCGACGGTGCCGCAGGCGTGGGGTTGATGGCCGAGGGCGGCGCGATTGACCGCGCCGACGATGACGGCGGCACCGACCAGGGCGTCCTTGCGCAGGTGCATTGGGGTCGGGCCGGCGTGGGCTTCGACGCCGTGCAGTTTCAGGTCGAACCATTTCTGGCCGAGGGCGCCCATGACGATGCCAATGGTTTTGTGTTCGTCTTCGAGGATCGGGCCTTGCTCGATGTGCGCTTCGAAATAGGCGCCGACCGCGTGGCCGCTGACTTTGCGTGGTCCGGCGTAGCCGATGGCGTTGAGTGCTTCGCCAACGGTGACGCCGTCGGCATCGACCTTGGCCAGGGTTTCTTCGAGGGTGAATTTTTCCGCGAACACGCCTGAGCCCATCATGCACGGGGCGAAACGCGAGCCTTCTTCGTTGGTCCAGACCACCACTTCCAGCGGCGCTTCGGTTTCCACGCCGAGGTCATTGAGGGTGCGCAACACTTCAACCCCGGCGAGCACGCCGAAGCAGCCGTCGAACTTGCCGCCGGTGGGTTGGGTGTCGATATGGCTGCCGGTCATCACGGGTGGCAGGTTTGGATTGCGGCCGGGACGGCGGGCGAAGATATTGCCGACGGCGTCTATGGTGACGGTGCAGCCCGCCTCTTCGCACCAGTTGACGAAAATGTCCCGGGCCTGGCGGTCGAGGTCGGTCAGGGCCAGGCGACAGACCCCGCCCTTGACCGTGGCACCGAGCTTGGCCAGTTCCATGAGCGACTGCCACAGGCGGTCGCGATTGATGTGCTGATGGGTGGATTGCAGAACGTCTACGGCAGCGTTCATGGGGATCTCCTCAGGCAGTTTTTATGGTTTTCTTCAGGCAAGTTTCGGGGGTGTTTGAGGCCGCCTTCGCGAGCAAGCCCGCTCCCACAGGGGAACGCATTTCAAATGTGGGAGCGGGCTTGCTCGCGAAGGGGCCATCCGCTACACCGAAGATTTCACAACAGACGGACTGGTCCGCATCGAACACAACCCGTAGTAAATCAACCCTCCCAGCGCCGAGCCGGTAAACCAGCCATAGCTGTAAAACCAGCTGAATGCGCTGCTACCGAGCGAGAGCAACGTCAGCACCACCGGCACGCCAAACGCGATAAACCCAAACCAGTTCCACGCCGGATAGACGTCATCACGATAGAGCCCGGCCAGGTCCAGTTGCTGTTTCTTGATCAGGAAATAGTCCACCACCATGATCCCGGCAATCGGTCCGAGCAGGCTGGAATAGCCCAGCAACCAGTTGGAATAGACGGTTTCCAGGCTCACGTTCGAAACGATCAGCCCAAGCTTTTTCAGCAGTTCATGCCCCATCAGCAGCAACCCGACCAGACCGGTGAGCATCACTGCTTTAGTGCGGTTGATCACCTTCGGCGCGATGTTCTGGAAGTCGTTGGTCGGCGACACGATGTTGGCCGCCGTGTTGGTCGAGAGCGTGGCGATGATGATCAGCGCCATGGCTACCGCAACCCACACCGGGCTCTGGATATGCCCGATCAGGCTGACCGGGTCAGAGACGGTGACGCCCACCAGTTTCACCGACGCGGCAGTCATGATCACGCCGAGGGAGGCGAACAGGAACATGGTCAGCGGCAGACCGAAAATCTGCCCGAGGATCTGATCCTTCTGGCTTTTGGCGTAGCGACTGAAGTCCGGGATGTTCAGGGACAGCGTGGCCCAGAACCCGACCATCGCCGTCAGCCCGGCGGCGAAGTAACTGACCACGCTCGCGCCTTCAGGACGTTTCGGTGGAATCGCCAGCAATTCGGTCATCGAGACATTGGGCATCGCCCACACCAGCAAGCCAATGCCGACCGCCACCAGAAGCGGTGCGGACAGGGTTTCCAGCCATTTGATCGACTCGGCGCCGCGCAGCACCACCCACAGGTTCAACGACCAGAAGATCATGAAACCGATGACTTCCCCGGTCCCGCCGAGGGATTTCCAGCCCTCGAAAATCGAGCCCAGAAACAGGTGAATCGCTAACCCGCCGAACATCGTCTGGATACCGAACCAACCGCACGCTACCAAGGCGCGAATCAGGCACGGCACGTTGGAGCCAAGGATGCCGAAGGAAGAACGCAGCAACACCGGGAACGGGATGCCGTACTTGGTGCCGGCGAACGCGTTGAGGGTCAGCGGGATCAGCACGATCAGGTTGGCCAGCAGAATCGCCAGCAGCGCTTCGCCAACGCTCAAGCCAAAGTACGCCGTGAGCACGCCGCCGAGGGTGTAGGTCGGCACGCAGACCGACATGCCGATCCACAGCGCGGTGATGTGCCATTTGTTCCAGGTTCGTTCGTGCACCTTGGTCGGTGCCATGTCGTGGTTGTAACGGGGACTGTCGAGGACGTCGGTGCCGGCTTCGAGCTCAAACAAGCCGTCGCGCTCGGTCACTTGCGATCTGATCTGTTGCATGGCCGCTCCACTGTTCTTTGAATTATTTTTGCTCATCAGGGGCTGGCGCCAAGGAGCGCGAGCCGACGATGGCCGGAGGAACTGACAACTTTTACGGACCGGCCAAGGTGTCAGCGGCGGCATCAATAAACGTGCCGGGTGCCCCGCTTGCGCATCGGGCCGTGCCATAAAACCTTTATAACCAACTGATGTTTATCAGTTTTATTTATCCAACTATTGAGCCTTCGGTTACTTGTCACGCCACTCAGGCCGAATGGGCGGCAAGTTGTCCGAACAGTCAGGACTCAATCTGGTGCATGAATCTTTTTTTAAAGTTGCGGATCAACCATAGACCATCCTCAAACGGCTGATTTCACATAGGAAATCTCGTCGATTTTCAGATCCTGTCAAGTGCGTCAAAATGGTGAGAGGCCTCACCATTTTGGTGATTTTTATATTTAACTGTTATTTATCAATAGCTTAATATCGATATAAGCTTATAAAAAATATTCTTGCTCATTCCAATAACACCAGCTAGTTTCTATTCCTGACAGCCATGACAGGAATACACCTGTTTGCGGCCGCTTCATATAAAACATTTAGAACCGGCATAAGTCGGTCATGCCTGCGAGGAACTCGGAATGTCTCTGTTGATCCGTGGCGCCACCGTTATTACCCATGATGAAAGTTATCGCGCCGACGTCTATTGCGCCGACGGCGTGATTAAAGCCATCGGCAACAATCTGGATGTTCCGGCGGGTGCCGAAGAACTCGACGGCAGCGGCCAATACCTGATGCCCGGCGGCATCGACCCCCACACGCATATGCAACTGCCCTTCATGGGCACGGTGGCCAGTGAAGATTTCTTCAGTGGCACGGCGGCAGGTCTGGCCGGTGGCACGACGTCGATCATCGACTTCGTGATTCCCAATCCGCAGCAGTCGTTGATGGAAGCGTTTCATCAGTGGCGCGGCTGGGCCGAGAAGTCGGCGTCGGACTACGGCTTCCACGTGGCGATTACCTGGTGGAGCGAGCAGGTCCGCGAGGAAATGGCCGAACTGGTCAGCCATCACGGCATCAACAGCTTCAAACATTTCATGGCGTACAAGAACGCGATCATGGCCGCCGACGACACCTTGGTGGCGAGTTTCGAGCGTTGTCTGGAACTCGGTGCGGTGCCGACCGTGCATGCGGAAAACGGCGAACTGGTCTATCACCTGCAACGCAAGTTGATGGCCCAGGGCATCACCGGCCCGGAAGCGCATCCGCTGTCGCGACCATCGCAAGTGGAAGGCGAAGCCGCCAGCCGGGCCATCCGCATTGCCGAAACCATTGGCACGCCGTTGTACTTGGTGCATGTCTCGACCAAGGAAGCCCTCGACGAAATCACTTACGCCCGCAGCAAGGGTCAACCGGTGTACGGCGAAGTATTGGCCGGGCATCTGCTGCTGGACGACAGCGTCTACCAACACCCGGACTGGCAGACCGCCGCCGGTTACGTGATGAGCCCGCCCTTCCGCCCCCGCGGCCATCAAGAAGCGCTTTGGCACGGCTTGCAATCGGGCAACCTGCACACCACCGCCACCGACCACTGCTGCTTCTGCGCCGAGCAAAAAGCCGCCGGGCGTGACGACTTCAGCAAGATCCCGAATGGCACCGCCGGTATCGAAGACCGCATGGCGGTGCTCTGGGATGAAGGCGTGAACACCGGTCGCTTGTCGATGCAGGACTTTGTCGCGCTGACCTCCACCAACACCGCGAAGATTTTCAACCTCTACCCACGCAAAGGCGCGATCCGCGTTGGCGCCGATGCCGACCTGGTGCTGTGGGACCCGGAAGGTACGCGAACCATCTCCGCCAAAACCCACCATCAGCAGGTGGACTTCAACATCTTCGAAGGCAAGACCGTGCGAGGTGTGCCCAGCCATACCGTCAGCCAGGGCCGCGTGGTCTGGGCCGATGGCGACCTGCGCGCCGAGCGCGGTGCCGGGCGGTACATCGAACGGCCGGCGTACCCGGCGGTGTTTGATTTGCTGAGTAAGCGGGCTGAGTTGCACAAACCTACCGCCGTCAAGCGCTGACCCCTGTGGCGAGGGAGCTTGCTCCCGCTGGCCTGCGCAGCAGGACCAACACCAGTCGACCCTGGGTGTCAGGTGTATCCAATCGACTGGATATGGGGCGGCTTCGCCGCCCAACAGGAGCAAGCTCCCTCGCCACAGGTTATGCATGAACACCCAATGCCCACCAGAGGCAGCACCTCAAAAAAACATGAGGCCTTAAACCGTGATCAAGACCCTGAACCACCTCCCGCATCCCTACGAGAATGCGGCCACCCTCGCCGGCCATTTCACCGATCTGGCGCCGCCGCTCAACGACCGCCAGGCGCATCTGGAAGCCTCGCGCTGCCTGTATTGCTACGACGCACCGTGCGTGAACGCCTGCCCGAGCGAGATCGATATTCCGTCGTTCATCCGCAATATCCATCAGGAAAACGTCCAGGGCGCCGCGCAGAAAATCCTCTCGGCAAACATCCTCGGCGGCAGTTGCGCCCGGGTTTGCCCGACCGAAATCCTCTGCCAGCAAGCCTGCGTGCGCAACAACGACCATGAGTGCGCGCCGGTGTTGATCGGCCTGTTGCAACGCTATGCCGTCGATAACGCAAATTTCAGCGAGCACCCGTTCCAGCGCGCTGCCGCTACCGGCAAGCGCATCGCGGTGGTCGGCGCCGGCCCGGCCGGTTTGTCCTGCGCTCACCGCAGTGCCATGCACGGCCATGACGTGGTGATTTTCGAAGCGAAGGAAAAGGCTGGCGGCCTCAATGAATACGGGATCGCCAAGTACAAACTGGTGGACGATTACGCGCAAAAGGAACTGGATTTCTTGCTGCAAATTGGCGGCATCGAAATCCGTCATGGTCAGAAACTCGGCGAGAACCTGACCCTGAGCGAACTGCACCAGCAATTCGACGCGGTGTTCCTCGGCCTCGGCCTGGCCGCCAGCAAACAACTCGGGCTCGATCACGAGGACGCGCCGGGGCTGGTCGCCGCCACCGACTACATCCGCGAACTGCGCCAGGCCGATGACCTGACGCAACTGCCCTTGGCCGATCATTGCATCGTCCTCGGCGCCGGTAACACCGCCATCGACATGGCCGTGCAAATGGCTCGTCTCGGGGCTCATGACGTCAATTTGGTGTACCGCCGTGGCGTCGAGGACATGGGCGCCACCGGTCATGAACAAGACATCGCCAAAGCCAATCAGGTGCGCTTGCTGACCTGGGCACAACCGGAAGAAGTGTTGCTCGACGATCAGGGCAACGTGCGCGGCATGCGTTTCGCCCGTACCCACATGGTCGAAGGTCGCTTGCAAACCACCGGACAAACCTTCGAACTGGCCGCCGATGCGATCTTCAAAGCCATCGGCCAGGCCTTCGATGGCAGCGCCCTCGCCGACCCGCTGGCCCGGGAGCTCAAGCGTCAGGGCGAACGCATTCAGGTGGATGAAAACCTGCGTACCAGCATCCCCGGCGTGTATGCCGGTGGCGACTGCACCAGCCTCGATCAGGACCTCACGGTGCAAGCGGTGCAACACGGAAAACTGGCCGCAGAAGCCATCAACGCTCAACTCATGCTCAACGTGGAGGCTGCGTAAATGGCCGATCTCTCGATTGTCTTCGCTGGCATCAAAGCCCCCAATCCGTTCTGGCTGGCCTCCGCGCCGCCCACCGATAAAGCCTACAACGTGGTCCGCGCTTTCGAGGCCGGCTGGGGCGGTGTGGTCTGGAAAACCCTGGGTGAAGACCCGGCGGCGGTCAACGTGTCATCGCGGTACTCGGCACACTTCGGGGCTAACCGCGAGGTCATGGGCATCAATAACATCGAGCTGATCACCGACCGCTCGCTTGAGATCAATCTGCGGGAAATCACCCAGGTCAAAAAGGACTGGCCGGACCGCGCGCTGATCGTCTCGTTGATGGTGCCGTGCGTCGAAGAGTCGTGGAAGTTCATCCTGCCGCTGGTGGAAGCCACCGGCGCCGATGGTATCGAACTGAACTTCGGCTGCCCTCACGGCATGCCGGAACGGGGCATGGGTGCGGCGGTCGGCCAGGTGCCGGAGTACGTCGAACAGGTCACCCGCTGGTGCAAGACCTATTGCTCGCTGCCGGTGATCGTCAAACTCACGCCAAACATCACCGACATCCGTGTTGCCGCCCGCGCGGCCCACCGTGGCGGCGCCGATGCGGTGTCGCTGATCAACACGATCAACTCGATCACCAGCGTCAACCTGGAACAAATGGTCGCGATTCCCACGGTTGGCCATCAAAGCACCCACGGCGGTTATTGCGGTTCGGCGGTGAAGCCGATTGCGCTGAACATGGTCGCTGAAATCGCCCGCGACCCGCAGACCCAAGGCCTGCCGATTTGCGGCATAGGCGGCATCGGCAGTTGGCGCGATGCGGCTGAATTCATCGCCCTGGGCAGCGGCGCGGTGCAGGTGTGCACGGCGGCGATGCTGCATGGCTTCCGGATTGTCGATGAGATGAAGGACGGCTTATCACGCTGGATGGACAGTCAGGGTTACACCAGCATTTCGCAGTTTTCCGGGCGCGCGGTGGGCAACACCACGGACTGGAAGTACCTGGACATCAACTATCAGGTGATTGCGAAGATTGATCAGGAGGCCTGTATCGGTTGCGGGCGTTGCCATATTGCTTGCGAGGATACGTCGCACCAGGCGATTGCCAGCCTCAAGCAGGCGGATGGGACGCATAAATATGAAGTGATTGATGATGAGTGCGTGGGGTGCAATTTGTGCCAGATCACTTGTCCGGTGGCGGATTGTATTGAGATGGTGCCGATGGACAGTGGGAAGCCGTTTCTGGATTGGAATCATGATCCGAGGAATCCTTACCATGTTGCCCTTTAGGATCTGCTGCGCCTGATCTGACGCCTTCGCGAGCAAGCCCGCTCCCACATTTGGAATGCATTTCAAATGTGGGAGCGGGCTTGCTCGCGAAGAGGCCATTGGCTGCGCTGAAAATCTCAGGGTTCCAACCCAATCCCGCGCAATATCACACTCGTCACCGTCTGCACCGCCCGCTCGAACTGCATGTCCGACAACGCCTGATGATCATTCAGGATATTCACCTGATGATCAAAGTCCGCGTAATGCTGGGTCGACGCCCAGATCATGTACAGCAACGCTGAAGGCTCCACCGGCAAGATCCGTTTGTCCTCGACCCACTGGCGAATTTTCGCTTCTTTCATCTTGGCCCAGTCGTACAGGCTGACGTCCAGCGCCTCACCCAACGTTGGCGCGCCGTGAATAATCTCGTTGGCCCAGACTTTCGAACCGTACGGCCGGCTGCGGGAATGGTTCATCTTGGCGCGGATGTAGCTGCTGAGCACCACGCGCGGGTCGTCGAACATCTCAAAGCACAAGGCGTCCTGCTTCCAGACTTCCAGCAGGTCGAACAACACCGCGCTGTACAACTCGCTTTTGGTGCTGAAGTAGTAATGCAGATTGGAGCGCGGCAGTTGCACTTCGGCGGCGATGTCCGCCATGGCGGTGCTGCCGAAGCCTTTTTCGGCGAAAACCTTCTCCGCCCCCAGCAGAATTTTCTCGACGTTACTGCGACGAATCTCGATCTTGTGATTGCCCATGAGGGCTCCCTGACAACAGCGTTGCCCAAGACTAGCATCCGCTCTGGGTCGCGGCGACAGGCCATTTTCACTTCCCCGGGAAAACCGATTCGGTAGCATCCGCCGCTCTTTTCTCGCCGCAATGGATCACCCACCGTGAACATTCGACCCCGCGTCGCGGCCGACGATGCCGCCCTCGCCGCCCTTTGGGAACGCTCGGTGCGCGCCACCCATGACTTTCTCACTGAAGACGATATTCAGTTTTTCTATCCGCTGGTGCGCGATGCCTACCTACCAGCGCTGACAGTGTGGGTCGGTGAAAACCCGGACGGCACGCCCGCAGGCTTCATCGCCACTGGCGGCAACAATGTCGAAATGCTCTTTATCGAACCGGCCCAACGGGGTCAGGGCGTCGGCCGACAGTTGCTCGACCACGTCAACGCCCTGCACCCGACCCTGAACGTCGACGTCAACGAACAAAATCCCCAGGCCCACGGCTTCTATCTGCACTATGGTTTTGAACAGAGCGGCCGCTCGGAAACCGATGGTGAAGGTCGACCGTTCCCGGTGATTCACCTGACGCTAAAACCGGAGTAAACATTTCCCGGCGCGCACCGTTCATGCTTAAGTGACGCCCATTCCCCTGCCCCGAAGGTAATTGACCATGTTGCTGAAAAAAGCCCTGACCACCGCCGCCCTGCTCGGCTCGCTGCTCGCCGCTTCATCGGTGTTCGCCCACGCCCATTTGAAAAGTGAAACACCGGCCGCCGACAGCACCGTGACCGCGCCGACTGAACTGCGCCTGGTGTTTTCCGAAGGTGTTGAAGCGACCTTCACCAAAGTCAGCCTCAGCAAGGACGGCGCCGACGTTGCGGTGAAAAGCCTGGCCACCGAAGGCGCCGATAAGAAAACCCTGATCGTCACCCCGGCAGCGCCGTTGGCGGCGGGTGCTTATAAGGTCGAGTGGCACGCGGTGTCGGTCGACACCCACAAAAGCGAAGGCGCCTACAGCTTCAAGGTTGGCCAGTAATTCATGACCGACGCGCTGGTGCTGTGCCGCTTCCTGCATTTTGTGGTGGTGCTGATGCTGTTCGGGGCCTGGCTGTTCAGGCCGCTGTTGCTGAAAGCTGACGCCCACAACCTGGATCGGCAACTGGCGCGCGTCACCCGCGGGCTGACCGCCGTGGCACTGGTCAGCGGCGTGAGCTGGTTGCTGCTGATCACCGCCAGCATGGCCGGGGCCTGGGACGCGGCGTTCGATCCCTCGACCCTGCGCCTGGTGCTGCGCAATACCTTTTTGGCCAGGTCTGGACCTGGCACCTGCTGCTCAACGCCGTGCTGATGGGGTTGCTGCTGACACCACTGCGCACGAACGTGCCGTTGCGGTTGATCGTCAGCGGCCTGTTGCTCGCGACCCTGGCACCGGTGGGTCATGGCGCAATGCTCGACGGTCTCAGCGGCCAGTTGCTGATCCTCAATCAAATCATTCACCTGACCTGCGTCGGTGCCTGGCTCGGCGGGCTGATGCTGTTGGTGATGATTCTGCTGCACCCGAACAGCGACTCATTGAGCGCGGTTTTGCGCCGTTTCAGTGGGATCGGCTACGGCTTGGTCGCAGCGTTGGTGATCACCGGTTTGATTAACGTGCGAGTGCTGACCGGGGCGTTTTGGCCGACGCCGCTGCTGTCCGGGTTTGCCTTGATTCTGTTGATCAAGGTGGTGCTGGTCGCGGTGATGCTGGGGCTGGCGTTGTTCAATCGGTTGCGGATCAAGGACTGCGAGCAACGGGTTGGCGTGCTCAAGACCAGTGTAATTCTGGAGTGGTTGCTGGGGATGGGCGCGGTGGCGGCGGTTTCGCTGCTGGGCACCATGCCGCCGATGATTGTGGGTTGAAACACATACCCAATGTGGGAGCGGGCTTGCTCGCGAAGGCAGTATCTCAGGCGACATCGATGTTGGATGTGCCTCCGTCTTCGCGAGCAAGCCCGCTCCCACATTTAGTTTTGTGTGGTGTCAGGTTTATTGCTATCGCCTTCTGCCGCGGTATCAATGCTCACCACCACCGACATCCCCGGCCGTAACCGTTCAATCTGTTCCTGATCCGCATCCACCGTCACCCGCACCGGCACTCGCTGGGCGATTTTGACGAAGTTGCCGGTGGCGTTGTCCGCCTGCAACAGGCTGAACTCGGAACCGGTGGCCGGTGAAATCCGCTGCACCCGCCCCTTGAATTTACGATGGTCGAGCGCGTCGACGGTGA is a window of Pseudomonas sp. 10S4 DNA encoding:
- a CDS encoding acetyltransferase: MNIRPRVAADDAALAALWERSVRATHDFLTEDDIQFFYPLVRDAYLPALTVWVGENPDGTPAGFIATGGNNVEMLFIEPAQRGQGVGRQLLDHVNALHPTLNVDVNEQNPQAHGFYLHYGFEQSGRSETDGEGRPFPVIHLTLKPE
- a CDS encoding TetR/AcrR family transcriptional regulator — protein: MGNHKIEIRRSNVEKILLGAEKVFAEKGFGSTAMADIAAEVQLPRSNLHYYFSTKSELYSAVLFDLLEVWKQDALCFEMFDDPRVVLSSYIRAKMNHSRSRPYGSKVWANEIIHGAPTLGEALDVSLYDWAKMKEAKIRQWVEDKRILPVEPSALLYMIWASTQHYADFDHQVNILNDHQALSDMQFERAVQTVTSVILRGIGLEP
- the copC gene encoding copper homeostasis periplasmic binding protein CopC; translated protein: MLLKKALTTAALLGSLLAASSVFAHAHLKSETPAADSTVTAPTELRLVFSEGVEATFTKVSLSKDGADVAVKSLATEGADKKTLIVTPAAPLAAGAYKVEWHAVSVDTHKSEGAYSFKVGQ